The Bubalus bubalis isolate 160015118507 breed Murrah chromosome 18, NDDB_SH_1, whole genome shotgun sequence genome contains a region encoding:
- the MVD gene encoding diphosphomevalonate decarboxylase yields the protein MASEKPIVVVTCTAPVNIAVVKYWGKRDEELILPINSSLSVTLHQDQLKTTTTAAISRDFTEDRIWLNGREEDMGHPRLQACLTEIRRLARKRRSDGHEDPLPLSLSYKVHVASENNFPTAAGLASSAAGYACLAYTLARVYGVDSDLSEVARRGSGSACRSLYGGFVEWQMGERPDGKDSVARQVAPESHWPELRVLILVVSAERKPMGSTAGMQTSVETSALLKFRAEALVPPRMAEMTRCIRERNFQAFGQLTMKDSNQFHATCLDTFPPISYLSDTSRRIIQLVHRFNAHHGQTKVAYTFDAGPNAVVFTLDDTVAEFVAAVSHSFPPESNGDKFLKGLPVEPVLLSDELKAALGMDPVPGSIRYIIATQVGPGPQVLDDPGAHLLGPDGLPKPAA from the exons ATGGCCTCAGAGAAGCCGATCGTGGTGGTGACTTGCACCGCGCCCGTCAACATCGCTGTCGTCAAGTACT GGGGAAAGCGAGATGAGGAACTGATCCTGCCCATCAATTCCTCTCTGAGCGTCACATTGCACCAGGATCAG TTGAAAACCACCACGACGGCCGCCATCAGCAGGGACTTCACAGAGGACCGGATTTGGCTGAATGGCCGGGAGGAGGATATGGGGCACCCTCGCCTCCAGGCCTGCCTGACAGAGA TCCGCCGCCTGGCCCGTAAGCGGAGGAGCGACGGCCATGAAGACCCACTGCCTCTCAGCCTCAGCTACAAGGTTCACGTGGCCTCGGAGAACAACTTCCCCACAGCTGCAGGCCTGGCCTCCTCGGCTGCAGGCTATGCCTGCTTAG CCTACACCCTGGCCCGGGTCTATGGGGTGGACAGCGATCTGTCGGAAGTGGCCCGCAGGGGCTCAGGCAGCGCCTGTCGCAGCCTGTATGGTGGCTTTGTGGAGTGGCAGATGGGGGAGCGCCCCGATGGGAAGGACAGCGTCGCCCGTCAGGTGGCCCCCGAGTCACACTGGCCAGAGCTCCGAGTCCTGATCcttgtg GTGAGCGCCGAGAGGAAGCCAATGGGCAGCACGGCAGGCATGCAGACCAGCGTGGAGACCAGTGCCCTGCTCAAG TTCCGGGCAGAGGCACTGGTGCCGCCGCGCATGGCCGAGATGACCCGCTGCATCAGGGAGCGCAACTTCCAGGCCTTTGGCCAGCTGACCATGAAGGACAGCAACCAGTTCCACGCCACCTGCCTGGACACCTTCCCGCCCATCTCCTACCTCAGTGACACATCCCGGCGCATCATCCAGCTGGTGCACCGCTTCAACGCTCACCACGGGCAGACCAAG GTGGCGTACACTTTTGATGCGGGTCCCAACGCTGTGGTCTTCACCCTGGATGACACCGTGGCTGAGTTTGTGGCTGCCGTGAGCCACAGCTTCCCCCCTGAGTCGAACGGAGACAA GTTTCTGAAGGGGCTGCCCGTGGAGCCCGTCCTGCTCTCAGATGAGCTTAAAGCTGCGCTGGGCATGGACCCCGTCCCTGGCAGCATCAGATACATCATTGCCACCCAG GTGGGACCCGGGCCTCAGGTCCTGGATGACCCTGGCGCTCATCTCCTGGGTCCTGACGGTCTGCCAAAGCCAGCTGCCTGA
- the IL17C gene encoding interleukin-17C produces PPLTTHRLFHQLLPGLLLLLWLPASLARHSPSLLVGAHTHPHSPGTLRCYSSEELPLGHAPPHLLARAAKWEQALPVALVSSLEAVGRRRRHAGAPAGTQCPVLQPGEVLEADVHQRSISPWRYRVDTDESRYPQKLAFAECLCRGCISAKTGRETAALNSVPLVQSLLVLRRRPCSRDATGVPTPGAFTFHAEFIRVPVGCTCVLPRSAR; encoded by the exons CCACCCCTGACCACCCACCGCTTGTTCCACCAGCTCCTCCCTGGCCTCCTGCTTCTGCTCTGGCTTCCCGCCAGCCTGGCTCGCCACAGCCCCTCACTGCTGGTGGGGgcccacacccacccccacagCCCTGGCACCCTGCGCTGCTACTCCTCCGAGGAGCTGCCCCTGGGCCACGCCCCCCCACACCTGCTGGCCCGAGCTGCCAAGTGGGAGCAGGCGTTGCCAGTGGCCCTGGTGTCCAGCCTGGAGGCGGTAGGCCGCAGGAGGAGGCACGCGGGGGCCCCGGCCGGGACTCAGTGCCCCGTGCTGCAGCCGGGGGAGGTGCTGGAAGCTGACGTCCACCAGCGCTCCATCTCTCCCTGGAGATACCG TGTGGACACGGACGAGAGCCGCTACCCACAGAAGCTGGCCTTCGCCGAGTGCCTGTGCCGGGGCTGTATCAGCGCCAAGACGGGCCGCGAGACGGCCGCACTCAACTCAGTGCCGCTGGTCCAGAGCCTCCTGGTGCTACGCCGCAGGCCCTGCTCCCGGGATGCCACGGGGGTGCCCACGCCTGGGGCCTTCACCTTCCATGCTGAGTTCATCCGCGTGCCTGTGGGCTGCACCTGCGTCCTGCCCAGGTCGGCCCGGTGA
- the LOC102413072 gene encoding cytochrome b-245 light chain: MGQIEWAMWANEQALASGLILITGGIVATAGQFTQWYLGAYSIAAGVLVCLLEYPRGKRSKGSTMERCGQKYLTRVVKLFGPLTRNYYIRAFLHLGLAVPAGFLLATILGTACLAIASGIYLLAAIRGEQWSPIEPKPKERPQIGGTIKQPPSNPPPRPPAEARKKPSEEAAGVPTGGPQENPMPVNDEVV, encoded by the exons ATGGGGCAGATCGAGTGGGCCATGTGGGCCAACGAGCAGGCGCTGGCGTCCGGCCTGA TCCTTATCACCGGGGGCATCGTGGCCACGGCCGGTCAGTTCACCCAGTGGTACCTGGGCGCCTACTCCAT AGCAGCGGGCGTATTGGTCTGCCTGCTGGAGTACCCTCGAGGGAAGAGGAGCAAGGGCTCCACCATGGAGAGGTG TGGACAGAAGTACCTGACCAGAGTGGTGAAGCTGTTTGGGCCCCTCACCAGGAACTACTACATCCGGGCCTTCTTGCACCTCGG GCTGGCGGTACCTGCTGGCTTCCTGCTCGCCACCATCCTGGGGACAGCCTGCTTGGCCATTGCAAGCGGCATCTATCTGCTG GCGGCCATCCGTGGGGAGCAGTGGAGCCCCATTGAGCCCAAGCCCAAGGAGCGGCCGCAGATTGGGGGCACCATCAAGCAGCCGCCCAGCAACCCTCCACCCCGGCCCCCGGCTGAGGCCCGCAAGAAGCCGAGTGAGGAGGCGGCGGGGGTCCCCACGGGTGGCCCCCAGGAAAACCCCATGCCAGTGAACGACGAGGTCGTGTGA